The genomic interval TGGCGTTAGGAGCACCTAAACTTGTGAGCTCAGGAACATAGACGGGGATTCTTTGAATAATAGGCCCAGTGACATCAGGCAGCTTGATCTGTGAATAAGAAACAGTGCTAAAACCTAGAAATATTGCAAATGTTAGGATTAATAATCTGATGGCCATAAAACCCTCCGTTATATGCTCAATTTAAATGTAATTGTGATGATACTTAGAAATAATTTAGCCTATGGAAAAGCTAAAAACTAGCATAAATGTTATTGATCTAAAATGAACTACTCTTCGAGCTCCACATTCCAGTAAGAAATATCTACAAAGTTTAAAAACGGCTCCCATTCTTTATACCTTACAGCTTTTATATATATATTTGAGAACGGATCCCAAAGCGGTTTTTTAGGTATTGTCTTAAGCTTCATTCTGGCCTGAGCAGGAGTCCTGCCGCCTTTTTTGCGGTTACAAGCAATGCAGCAGCAAACCACGTTATCCCATGTGCTTCTTCCGCCTTGAGAGCGGGGCACTACGTGGTCAATTGTGAGCTCTGAGCGTGAGAACTGCTTGCAGCAATACTGACAAGTACCAGCGTCACGTCTGAAGATGTTTAGGCGGTTAAATTTAGCCTCTTTTCTAATTACGCCCTCATATCTAACAAGTATTATTACTCTTGGAGTTTTAATTACAGAGCTTACAGTGCGAATTACATCGTCTTTATCTTTAAATTCTGAAATTTGTGACCAGGAATCAAAGTCAAAAGTGTTATATTCAGTGTCTACTGCTTTTGCAATACCTGCGTACAACATCACAAAAGCCCTTTTGACACTTGTAATAGTTACAGGAACAAAATAACGATTCAGAACCAGTACAGGAGAACTTAGCATCTAGTATAGTGAATCTACCTATTCTTTATTATAATTCAAGTAAGATAATGTTAATGTTTAGTTAAGATTATTGCTGAACAAAGGCTTGAAAACACTAGAGATTGAGTTATAACTTTATGCGTTAACATTTTGCGGGAGATATAAATATGAGTAGTTTGTCCCAGGCCCTTATAATCCAGATTGTTATATGCATCGTTCTTTTTGGTTTTCTTTTTTATTTCATGATCAAAAACGCTCAGCTTAAAAAAGAAATCCACTCAAAGATAAAAAATTCATCCAAAGAAAACAGCTTAAAATAAATGTATCCAGAACTAATTAAAATTGGCGATTTTTCAATATCTTCTTTCGGAGTAATGGTAGCCCTTTGCTTTCTAGTGGGATATTGGCTTATTTCACTAGAGACCAAAAGAAAGAAATTAAATGAGAAAGCTGTAAGCAATATGTTTCTGGCCACAATGATTGGCGGCATTGTAGGAGCAAAACTTCTTTATCTGTTCGAGAATGTACCGCTAGGGGAGCTATTAAGAGATCCTATCACTCATCTATTATCAAGAGGCGGGCTTACTTTCTACGGCGGGTTTATAGGAGCTATAATACTTGTTTGGATCATTGCTAATAAGAATAAAATAAGCATGTGGACTGTAGGAGATTTAGCGGCTCCAGCTCTTGCACTTGCCTATTCCATTGGACGAGTCGGCTGTCTTTTAGTAGGTGATGATTACGGAATACCAACTGATCTGCCTTGGGGTATGGCATTTCCTAAAGGGCTTCCTCCGACCACAGAAACTGTTCATCCAACACAGATTTATGAAATTGTGATAATGTTCTTTGCGTTCTTATATATCTGGAAAATAAGGACTAAAGTAAGACCGGCAGGATGGCTGTTTTCAATCTATCTAATAATTGCTGGGCTCGAAAGATTCTTCGTTGAATTTGTACGAGATACCACCGAAAGCCCGATCCCGGGACTATCTGTTGCACAGGTAACAGCGCTTGGGCTTATTGTAGTAGGTGCTGTTAAGCTTTATAGATTAAGATCATCAGGCCAGCTATCAGATCCTGATCCCGAGCCGCCTAGAAAACGGGCAAAGAAAAGAAAGGCCTAGCTCCTTTCTAATTTTGAGCCCTTGGGTATCTTTAACCACCATGTCTAAAATTACGACTAGAGACATAATACTTGCTTCGCTCACAGGCGTGTTATATCCGCTTAGTTTTATGGTCCCTTTTTTAGGCTTTACAGCGTGGGCGCTTTTAATACCTCTTTATTGGTCAATTGCAAAAAGAACCCCTTGGGGCGCGTTTAAGCTGGGCCTTCTTTCAGGAACAATCGCTAACTTTATAGGAACGTACTGGCTAGTTGGAACACTGACAAGGTTCGGCGGATTCCCAATACCTGTGAGTTTTGTTTTTATAATCTTTTTAAGCGCATACGCTGGGCTTGCGTTTGCAATATTCTCTTACATAACAACCAGGCTCGGACTATTTAGAAAACCAGGCTACCTGTCAGTGCTTTTAATTGCATCTATTTGGACATCAATTGAATATCTCTTCCCATTCCTTTTCCCCTACGGCATAACGAACTCGCAAGGCCATTATCTGACTATTATCCAGATGTATGATCTCTTTGGCATTTATGCCCTAAGCTTTGTGATTGTGGTCGTAAACGTAGCGCTTCTAAGAATAGTAAAGAGATTTACACTAAACGCGCTTCTGCCAGCACCTGAGTTAATTCTCTCTGCAACTCTTATATTTTTAGCTCTCTCATACGGGTATTTCAGAATACTTCAGGTCGATGTAGATATACAAAATGCGCCTAAGCTCAAAGTGGGCATGGTGCAGGCAAACTTCGACTTTTTAGCGAAAACTGAGAATCAGGAACAAATAGTCACAGATAAACATAAAGAGATGTCAGAGCAGCTTAGTGAAGTTGATCTGATTATTTGGCCTGAGACCTCAATCCAAGCATGGTTTTCAAATGATTCTGATTACTTAATTGTTAGGGATGAAGTCGGCGTGCCCCAGATGGAAGGCAAGTACTTTATAGTGGGCGGCATG from Thermodesulfobacteriota bacterium carries:
- a CDS encoding HNH endonuclease; this translates as MLSSPVLVLNRYFVPVTITSVKRAFVMLYAGIAKAVDTEYNTFDFDSWSQISEFKDKDDVIRTVSSVIKTPRVIILVRYEGVIRKEAKFNRLNIFRRDAGTCQYCCKQFSRSELTIDHVVPRSQGGRSTWDNVVCCCIACNRKKGGRTPAQARMKLKTIPKKPLWDPFSNIYIKAVRYKEWEPFLNFVDISYWNVELEE
- the lnt gene encoding apolipoprotein N-acyltransferase is translated as MSKITTRDIILASLTGVLYPLSFMVPFLGFTAWALLIPLYWSIAKRTPWGAFKLGLLSGTIANFIGTYWLVGTLTRFGGFPIPVSFVFIIFLSAYAGLAFAIFSYITTRLGLFRKPGYLSVLLIASIWTSIEYLFPFLFPYGITNSQGHYLTIIQMYDLFGIYALSFVIVVVNVALLRIVKRFTLNALLPAPELILSATLIFLALSYGYFRILQVDVDIQNAPKLKVGMVQANFDFLAKTENQEQIVTDKHKEMSEQLSEVDLIIWPETSIQAWFSNDSDYLIVRDEVGVPQMEGKYFIVGGMSFTPKDPESTVITDENLTKYNTAFLTNSDGVILERYHKIKLLLFGEYLPFAQYFPAIKQVSPATGDFTPGDELDLFVIPEKGAKIAPIICYEDIIPSFSRQFVDKGANLIVNITNDAWFGETIAPYQHLLISIPRAVETRKYLLRSTNTGISAIIDPVGRVVAQTGNFVQTNLEGAVALMDGPKTLYTRVGDVFPIAATIFWIGFIAVQKLRGKNLL
- the lgt gene encoding prolipoprotein diacylglyceryl transferase; translated protein: MYPELIKIGDFSISSFGVMVALCFLVGYWLISLETKRKKLNEKAVSNMFLATMIGGIVGAKLLYLFENVPLGELLRDPITHLLSRGGLTFYGGFIGAIILVWIIANKNKISMWTVGDLAAPALALAYSIGRVGCLLVGDDYGIPTDLPWGMAFPKGLPPTTETVHPTQIYEIVIMFFAFLYIWKIRTKVRPAGWLFSIYLIIAGLERFFVEFVRDTTESPIPGLSVAQVTALGLIVVGAVKLYRLRSSGQLSDPDPEPPRKRAKKRKA